A stretch of the Tardiphaga sp. 709 genome encodes the following:
- a CDS encoding GGDEF domain-containing protein — translation MLNVGTLFTVFTVNFLALGVVWAYVATSYPNLHAARYWTAAALTAAFGTAVSVLRGTDVDPLIPIVLGGGLLLFATSLATIGMHQFYGRPAGWRPQVAIVGASMAGLLLFTLWHDNMAVRVLIYSGGQSITVAMTVPLLLSRKDGGGNAGARLAGWLAIALVVVHAVRSAAALANIGGGMTFANFNNVQAMMVLVLVFLAMSWNFGFLLMAIDRLRGEVAELALVDDLTGVANRRHLVQRITEECALARRTQKPFALLAIDLDGFKEINDGHGHAAGDDCLRHFTLMTQSKLRPGDLLARSGGDEFSIILPATTLHEAAGIARRILDVCRIDAAACAPGEIPIAASIGVAQWHPQVGQYPERLIAAADQALYAAKNDGKNRFALCDLEAPSMVPDLNMDEAIDRARKLA, via the coding sequence ATGTTGAATGTCGGCACGCTGTTCACGGTGTTCACCGTCAATTTTCTGGCCCTCGGCGTGGTCTGGGCCTATGTGGCCACCAGCTATCCCAATTTGCACGCGGCGCGTTACTGGACCGCAGCCGCGCTCACCGCAGCATTTGGCACCGCCGTCTCGGTGCTGCGCGGCACCGATGTCGATCCGCTGATCCCCATCGTGCTGGGCGGTGGTCTTTTGCTATTTGCCACCAGTCTCGCCACCATCGGCATGCACCAGTTCTATGGCCGCCCGGCAGGATGGCGCCCGCAAGTGGCGATCGTCGGCGCCAGCATGGCCGGACTGCTGCTGTTCACGCTGTGGCACGACAATATGGCCGTGCGCGTGCTGATCTATTCCGGTGGCCAGTCGATCACCGTTGCCATGACCGTGCCGCTGCTGTTGTCGCGCAAGGATGGCGGCGGCAATGCCGGCGCGCGTCTCGCCGGCTGGCTCGCCATCGCGCTCGTCGTGGTGCATGCGGTTCGCTCGGCGGCCGCTCTGGCGAATATCGGCGGCGGCATGACCTTCGCCAATTTCAACAATGTCCAGGCCATGATGGTGCTGGTGCTGGTGTTCCTCGCGATGTCATGGAATTTCGGATTCCTGCTGATGGCCATCGACCGCCTGCGCGGCGAAGTCGCCGAACTCGCGCTGGTCGACGATCTCACCGGTGTCGCCAATCGCCGCCATCTGGTGCAGCGCATCACCGAGGAATGCGCGCTGGCGCGCCGCACGCAAAAGCCGTTCGCGCTGCTGGCGATCGATCTCGATGGCTTCAAGGAGATCAATGACGGCCACGGCCACGCGGCCGGCGACGATTGCCTGCGTCACTTCACGCTGATGACCCAGAGCAAACTCCGCCCCGGCGATCTGCTCGCGCGTTCCGGCGGCGATGAGTTCAGCATTATCCTGCCGGCGACGACGCTGCATGAAGCGGCAGGCATCGCGCGCCGTATTCTCGATGTGTGCCGCATCGACGCCGCGGCCTGTGCGCCCGGCGAGATTCCGATTGCGGCGTCCATCGGCGTTGCGCAGTGGCATCCGCAGGTCGGGCAGTATCCGGAGCGGCTGATCGCGGCTGCGGACCAGGCGCTCTATGCCGCCAAGAACGACGGCAAGAACCGCTTCGCCCTATGCGATCTCGAAGCGCCTTCGATGGTGCCGGATCTCAACATGGACGAAGCCATCGACCGCGCCCGCAAGCTGGCCTGA
- a CDS encoding DUF4112 domain-containing protein: MSTGQSTTYDARGPRKAASTHGPIIDQDGFEVRPEQVRPDVQGFRFDFGAGANPFANLTREQRLARLDALAKLLDVAFIVPGTKIRYGIDGLIGLIPIVGDIITTAISLWVVREARALGAPWHLTARMLGNVAVDGAVGIVPFIGDAFDVMFRANVRNVRMLRKWLEKQPRL, encoded by the coding sequence ATGAGCACAGGTCAATCAACCACTTACGACGCGAGGGGCCCGCGCAAAGCGGCGTCCACGCATGGTCCGATCATCGATCAGGATGGTTTTGAGGTTCGGCCCGAGCAAGTTCGGCCGGATGTGCAGGGCTTTCGGTTCGACTTCGGAGCGGGCGCCAATCCGTTTGCCAATCTCACGCGCGAGCAACGGCTGGCGCGGCTGGATGCGCTGGCGAAACTGCTCGACGTCGCCTTCATCGTACCCGGCACCAAGATCCGCTATGGCATCGATGGTCTGATCGGTTTGATTCCGATCGTGGGCGACATCATCACCACGGCGATCTCGCTATGGGTGGTGCGCGAGGCACGGGCGCTCGGTGCGCCATGGCATCTGACGGCGCGCATGCTGGGCAATGTTGCGGTGGACGGTGCTGTCGGCATCGTGCCGTTTATCGGCGATGCGTTCGACGTGATGTTCCGGGCCAATGTCCGCAACGTCAGAATGCTGCGCAAGTGGCTCGAAAAACAGCCCAGACTCTAG
- the msrB gene encoding peptide-methionine (R)-S-oxide reductase MsrB — protein MTDTNTTPGKVEKSEAEWRRELTPMQYAVLREKATERPFTGEYEHDHTPGTFVCAGCGQTLFESDAKFDSGCGWPSFTQPSRESHIDEERDVTHGMIRTEVLCSKCNGHLGHVFDDGPGPTGLRYCINSAALKLQPK, from the coding sequence ATGACCGATACCAACACGACACCCGGCAAGGTCGAAAAGAGCGAAGCCGAATGGCGCCGCGAACTGACCCCGATGCAGTATGCGGTACTGCGCGAAAAGGCGACGGAGCGTCCGTTCACCGGCGAGTACGAACATGACCATACGCCGGGCACCTTCGTCTGCGCCGGCTGCGGCCAGACGCTGTTCGAGTCCGACGCCAAGTTCGATTCCGGCTGCGGCTGGCCGAGCTTCACGCAGCCCTCACGAGAAAGTCATATCGACGAAGAACGCGATGTGACCCACGGCATGATCCGCACGGAAGTACTGTGCTCCAAGTGCAATGGTCATCTCGGACATGTGTTCGACGACGGCCCCGGACCCACGGGATTGCGATACTGCATCAACTCTGCGGCCTTGAAACTTCAGCCTAAATAA
- the msrA gene encoding peptide-methionine (S)-S-oxide reductase MsrA: MRRSLFSRLSLCAFAGALAISTALVAPTFAAEEAVIIPAPAADTPAATGIQTAVIAGGCFWGVQGVFQHTAGVVNAVSGYAGGSKSSANYTAVSTGSTGHAEAVEIKYDPAKISYGKILQIYFSVAHDPTQLNRQGPDSGTQYRSEIFATTPEQKKVAEAYIAQLNAAKVYKKPIVTKLGMLEAFYPAEAYHQDYLTLHPNQPYIAYNDIPKVENLKKIFAQNYIEKPTLVSASKVTN; this comes from the coding sequence ATGCGCCGCTCCCTGTTCAGCCGCCTCTCGCTCTGCGCCTTTGCCGGCGCATTGGCGATTTCGACCGCCCTCGTGGCTCCTACTTTTGCCGCGGAAGAGGCTGTCATCATTCCCGCACCCGCAGCGGATACGCCGGCCGCGACCGGCATTCAGACTGCGGTGATTGCGGGTGGGTGCTTCTGGGGCGTCCAGGGCGTATTCCAGCACACTGCGGGCGTCGTTAACGCTGTATCCGGCTATGCTGGCGGCTCCAAGAGCTCGGCCAACTACACCGCGGTGAGCACCGGCTCGACCGGACACGCCGAAGCGGTCGAGATCAAATACGACCCGGCGAAAATCAGCTACGGCAAGATCCTGCAGATCTATTTCTCGGTGGCGCATGACCCGACCCAGCTGAATCGCCAGGGCCCGGATTCGGGCACGCAATATCGGTCGGAAATTTTCGCGACGACGCCGGAGCAGAAGAAAGTGGCGGAAGCCTATATCGCTCAGCTCAATGCCGCGAAGGTCTACAAGAAGCCGATCGTCACCAAGCTCGGCATGCTCGAAGCCTTCTATCCGGCGGAGGCTTATCATCAGGACTACCTGACGCTGCACCCGAACCAGCCCTATATTGCCTATAACGATATTCCGAAGGTCGAGAACCTGAAGAAGATCTTTGCCCAGAACTATATCGAAAAGCCGACGCTGGTGAGCGCGTCGAAGGTCACAAATTGA
- a CDS encoding BA14K family protein, which translates to MHPAKILTMATMIGASALAFSAPATSAPLVSQPSLASAVPSATENVQYYRRYGYGPRYGYGPGYYRRGPSAGAVVGGLAAGAIIGGAIAASQANAAAQQNAAYCSQRYRSYDPASGTYLNNDGNRYPCP; encoded by the coding sequence ATGCATCCCGCAAAAATCCTGACGATGGCCACGATGATCGGTGCGAGTGCGCTGGCGTTTTCGGCGCCGGCAACATCAGCGCCACTGGTTAGTCAGCCCAGCCTCGCCAGTGCCGTACCGTCGGCCACCGAGAACGTGCAGTATTATCGCCGCTACGGTTATGGCCCACGCTACGGCTACGGTCCTGGCTACTATCGCCGCGGACCCAGCGCTGGCGCCGTCGTCGGCGGCCTCGCAGCGGGCGCCATCATCGGCGGCGCGATTGCTGCCAGCCAGGCCAACGCGGCGGCCCAGCAGAACGCAGCCTATTGCTCGCAGCGCTATCGCTCCTACGATCCCGCGTCAGGCACTTATCTGAACAACGATGGCAACCGTTATCCTTGCCCATAG
- a CDS encoding ATP-dependent RecD-like DNA helicase, which produces MSTFTPHQDAALKAVDDWLKAKPGRNGTPQVFRLFGFAGTGKTTLARHVADNVDGEVKFAAFTGKAALVMRNKGCDGASTIHSLIYRARESGEEQPNFELWDDAPASKAKLIVIDECSMVDAELGRDLLSFDCPLLVLGDPAQLPPIQGGGFFTETEPDVMLTEVHRQAEHDPIVRMSMDVREGRSLQPGQYGLSEIVSRKALDPDRVMAADQVLVGRNNTRRAYNMRVRQKLGIEDLLPVANDKLVCLRNNRKKVLFNGGLWRVKARAASKSQIITMRISPDEDFGGKVTKVSVRADCFSGGVETLPWEQRKPYDEFDYGYVLTVHKSQGSQWDDVVLFDESFAFQESRARWLYTGITRAAKRLSIVV; this is translated from the coding sequence ATGTCGACCTTTACCCCGCATCAGGATGCCGCGCTGAAAGCCGTCGACGACTGGCTGAAGGCAAAGCCAGGCCGCAACGGCACACCGCAGGTGTTCCGGCTGTTCGGCTTTGCCGGTACCGGCAAGACGACATTGGCGCGGCACGTCGCCGACAATGTCGATGGCGAGGTGAAATTCGCGGCCTTTACCGGCAAGGCCGCGCTGGTGATGCGCAACAAGGGCTGCGACGGCGCATCCACGATTCACTCGCTGATCTATCGCGCCCGCGAGAGCGGCGAGGAGCAGCCGAATTTCGAACTGTGGGACGACGCGCCGGCGTCGAAGGCCAAGCTGATCGTTATTGACGAATGCTCCATGGTGGACGCCGAACTCGGCCGCGATCTCCTGTCCTTCGACTGCCCTTTGCTGGTGCTGGGCGACCCCGCGCAGTTGCCGCCGATCCAGGGCGGTGGCTTCTTCACCGAGACCGAGCCCGACGTGATGCTGACCGAAGTGCATCGTCAGGCCGAACACGATCCGATCGTGCGCATGTCGATGGACGTGCGCGAGGGACGCTCGCTGCAGCCCGGGCAATACGGCCTGAGCGAAATCGTGTCGCGCAAGGCACTCGATCCGGACCGCGTGATGGCCGCCGATCAGGTACTGGTCGGCCGCAACAATACGCGGCGCGCCTACAATATGCGTGTGCGGCAGAAACTTGGCATTGAGGACCTGTTGCCGGTGGCCAATGACAAGCTGGTCTGCCTGCGCAACAACCGCAAAAAGGTGCTGTTCAACGGCGGTCTGTGGCGGGTGAAGGCGCGCGCCGCCTCGAAATCGCAGATCATCACCATGCGAATTTCCCCGGATGAGGATTTTGGCGGCAAGGTCACCAAGGTCTCGGTACGCGCAGACTGTTTCTCCGGCGGTGTTGAGACGCTGCCATGGGAACAGCGCAAGCCTTACGACGAATTCGACTACGGCTACGTGCTGACCGTGCACAAGAGCCAGGGCTCGCAGTGGGATGATGTCGTCCTGTTCGACGAGAGCTTTGCATTTCAGGAGAGCCGCGCCCGCTGGCTCTACACGGGCATCACCCGCGCCGCAAAGCGCTTGAGCATCGTGGTTTAA
- a CDS encoding DUF4345 domain-containing protein: MERRLLQIALAIVGLVAILFGLTGVLFGTSLSGVRLGVTMEGYVRFIKGVLVAVGLIYWSAIPQIEKRFERISIVTFILVFGAAARLLALLSHGFPTVGLLISLIGELVVVPMIWLWLRHLVRRGAVA, encoded by the coding sequence TTGGAACGCAGACTGCTTCAGATCGCACTGGCGATCGTCGGCCTCGTGGCCATCCTGTTCGGCCTGACCGGCGTGCTGTTCGGCACCAGCCTGTCGGGCGTCAGGCTCGGCGTGACCATGGAAGGCTATGTGCGCTTCATCAAGGGCGTGCTGGTGGCGGTCGGGCTGATCTACTGGTCGGCGATCCCGCAGATCGAAAAGCGCTTTGAGCGGATTTCGATCGTGACCTTCATCCTCGTATTCGGCGCTGCCGCGCGTCTATTGGCCCTGCTCAGTCATGGCTTTCCGACCGTGGGACTCCTGATCAGTCTGATCGGCGAACTCGTGGTCGTCCCGATGATCTGGCTGTGGCTCCGCCATCTCGTGCGGCGGGGTGCGGTCGCATGA
- a CDS encoding sigma-54 interaction domain-containing protein, with protein sequence MRLLIVGTLKGQLTTATKIAMDNGASVVHAEGHDQAMGVLRGGKGADLLLVDVALDIRDLVMRLEAEHIHVPIVACGITTDARAAVAAIHAGAKEYIPLPPDPELIAAVLAAVANDSRDLIYRDEMMGKVVKLAQQIAGSDASVMITGESGTGKEVLARYVHTRSNRAKKPFISINCAAIPEHLLESELFGHEKGAFTGAIARRIGKFEEATGGTLLLDEISEMDVRLQSKLLRAIQERVIDRVGGTKPVPVDIRIIATSNRNLSDAVREGTFREDLLFRLNVVNLKIPPLRDRPADILELAQHFAKKYADANGVPVRPISAEARRVLTANRWQGNVRELENTIHRSVLMANGDEIGADAILTPDGDRLDLAKTPPAVAHATMAAETVTRALVGRTVADVERDLILETLKHCLGNRTHAANILGISIRTLRNKLNEYADGGLPITPAGAGAGDYRAAMGAM encoded by the coding sequence ATGCGGCTTCTCATCGTTGGTACCCTCAAGGGCCAACTCACCACCGCCACCAAGATCGCCATGGATAACGGCGCCTCCGTGGTTCATGCCGAAGGCCACGATCAGGCGATGGGCGTGTTGCGCGGCGGCAAGGGCGCGGATCTCCTGCTGGTGGATGTCGCCCTCGACATCCGCGACCTCGTGATGCGGCTGGAAGCCGAACACATCCATGTGCCGATCGTCGCCTGCGGCATCACCACCGATGCCCGCGCCGCGGTAGCCGCGATCCATGCCGGCGCCAAAGAATACATCCCGCTGCCGCCGGATCCGGAACTGATCGCCGCCGTTCTCGCCGCTGTCGCCAATGACAGCCGCGACCTGATCTATCGCGACGAGATGATGGGCAAGGTGGTCAAGCTAGCGCAGCAGATCGCCGGCTCCGATGCGTCAGTGATGATCACGGGCGAATCCGGCACCGGCAAGGAAGTGCTGGCGCGCTACGTCCACACCCGCTCCAACCGCGCCAAGAAGCCGTTCATCAGCATCAACTGCGCTGCAATCCCCGAGCATCTCCTGGAGTCCGAACTGTTCGGCCACGAGAAGGGCGCCTTCACCGGCGCAATCGCACGCCGCATCGGCAAATTCGAGGAAGCCACCGGCGGCACACTCTTGTTGGACGAAATCTCGGAAATGGACGTACGGCTGCAGTCGAAGCTGCTGCGCGCCATTCAGGAGCGCGTCATCGACCGCGTCGGCGGCACCAAGCCGGTGCCGGTGGACATTCGCATCATCGCAACCTCGAACCGCAATCTCTCCGACGCCGTGCGCGAAGGCACGTTCCGCGAAGATCTTCTGTTCCGCCTGAACGTCGTGAACCTGAAGATCCCGCCGCTGCGCGATCGCCCGGCCGACATTCTTGAGCTGGCGCAACATTTCGCCAAGAAGTATGCCGACGCCAATGGCGTGCCGGTGCGTCCGATCTCCGCCGAAGCACGGCGCGTGCTCACCGCCAATCGCTGGCAGGGCAACGTCCGTGAACTCGAAAACACGATCCACCGTTCGGTGCTGATGGCCAACGGCGACGAGATTGGCGCGGATGCCATCCTGACCCCGGATGGTGATCGTCTCGACCTCGCCAAGACCCCGCCGGCCGTCGCGCACGCCACCATGGCGGCAGAAACCGTGACCCGCGCACTGGTCGGCCGTACCGTAGCCGATGTCGAGCGCGATCTGATCCTGGAGACGCTGAAGCACTGCCTCGGCAACCGCACCCATGCGGCCAATATTCTTGGCATCTCGATCCGCACGCTGCGCAACAAGCTCAACGAATATGCCGATGGTGGTCTGCCGATCACACCGGCCGGAGCAGGCGCCGGCGACTATCGTGCGGCCATGGGCGCGATGTAA
- the fliN gene encoding flagellar motor switch protein FliN: protein MSDPQVPLPDLNATDPGAMGDVGYADEEQVTRIAADLEAVFDVPVQVSAVLGRSKMGVGELLKLGPGTVLELDRRVGEAIDIYVNNRLVARGEVVLVEEKLGVTMTEIIKAERS, encoded by the coding sequence ATGAGCGATCCCCAGGTTCCGCTTCCCGATCTCAATGCCACCGATCCCGGCGCAATGGGGGACGTCGGCTATGCTGACGAAGAACAGGTCACGCGTATTGCCGCCGATCTCGAAGCGGTCTTCGACGTTCCGGTTCAAGTATCTGCCGTGCTCGGCCGCTCCAAGATGGGTGTGGGCGAATTGCTGAAGCTCGGGCCCGGCACCGTGCTCGAACTTGACCGCCGCGTTGGCGAAGCGATCGACATCTACGTGAACAACCGCCTGGTGGCGCGCGGCGAAGTCGTCCTCGTCGAAGAAAAACTCGGCGTCACCATGACTGAAATCATCAAGGCTGAACGCAGCTAA
- a CDS encoding FliH/SctL family protein encodes MAAPAKFLFDMDFAAPDKTRAPAITPAEIAEKVANAEAQAYRAGFDAAQREAKAESDRRAALALEQIGVAISSISSRFGAIEEKMETEAVDVAVSVARKLCSELIAVEPLTEVMALVHDCFKNLVSTPHLVVRINDQLYDEARERIEKQAKQSGFAGRLVILAEPDIENGDCKIEWADGGVVLERATIDAKINELVGRYMASRNQA; translated from the coding sequence ATGGCCGCCCCCGCAAAATTTCTGTTCGATATGGACTTCGCAGCGCCCGACAAGACGCGCGCGCCCGCGATCACGCCCGCCGAGATCGCGGAGAAGGTTGCCAACGCCGAGGCCCAGGCCTATCGCGCAGGCTTCGATGCGGCCCAGCGGGAGGCGAAGGCCGAAAGCGACCGTCGCGCCGCATTGGCGCTGGAACAGATCGGCGTTGCGATCTCCTCGATCTCGTCGCGCTTCGGGGCCATCGAAGAAAAGATGGAAACCGAAGCTGTCGATGTTGCGGTGTCGGTGGCACGCAAACTCTGCAGTGAATTGATCGCCGTCGAGCCGCTCACGGAAGTCATGGCTCTGGTCCACGACTGTTTCAAGAATCTGGTTTCGACGCCGCATCTCGTGGTGCGCATCAACGACCAGCTCTACGACGAAGCACGCGAGCGCATCGAGAAACAGGCCAAACAAAGCGGCTTCGCCGGTCGCCTCGTCATCCTCGCCGAGCCGGATATCGAGAACGGCGACTGCAAAATCGAATGGGCGGATGGCGGCGTCGTGCTCGAACGCGCAACCATCGACGCCAAGATCAACGAACTCGTCGGACGCTACATGGCGTCGCGCAATCAGGCCTGA
- the fliG gene encoding flagellar motor switch protein FliG produces MASVPQTTGDNSSDIASVVASLAQRQGGRAPAKPLSGPKRAAILMLALGEQYGGKVWAQLDDDEVRELSLHMSSLGTIEPETVEDLLLEFVSRMSASGALMGTFDATERLLTQYLPSERVSGIMEEIRGPAGRNMWEKLSNVQEEVLANYLKNEYPQTVAVVLSKLKPEHAARVLGILPEDLALDVINRMLKMEAVQKEVIERVEQTLRVEFMSNLSQTRRRDAHEVMAEIFNNFDRQTETRFITSLEEDNREAAERIKALMFTFDDLIKLDAGSAQTLMRSIDKDKLGIALKSANEEVRAFFMGNMSSRAAKMLTDDMAALGPVRLRDVDEAQALLVNLAKDLAAKGEIVLTKNRADDELVY; encoded by the coding sequence ATGGCATCCGTTCCGCAAACCACCGGCGACAACAGCAGCGACATCGCCAGCGTCGTAGCATCGCTCGCGCAGCGCCAGGGTGGCCGTGCGCCAGCGAAGCCGCTGAGCGGCCCGAAGCGCGCAGCCATCCTGATGCTGGCGCTGGGTGAGCAATATGGTGGCAAGGTGTGGGCGCAGCTCGACGACGACGAAGTGCGCGAGCTCTCACTTCACATGTCCTCGCTCGGCACCATCGAGCCGGAGACGGTCGAAGATCTGCTGCTCGAATTCGTATCGCGGATGTCCGCCTCGGGCGCCCTGATGGGCACTTTCGATGCCACTGAGCGTCTGCTGACCCAGTATCTACCGTCCGAGCGCGTCAGCGGTATCATGGAAGAAATCCGCGGCCCTGCCGGCCGCAACATGTGGGAAAAACTCTCCAACGTGCAGGAAGAGGTTCTCGCGAACTACCTGAAGAACGAATATCCGCAGACCGTCGCTGTGGTGCTGTCGAAGCTGAAGCCGGAGCATGCAGCACGCGTGCTCGGCATCCTCCCCGAGGATCTCGCGCTCGACGTCATCAACCGCATGCTCAAGATGGAAGCGGTCCAGAAAGAAGTCATCGAGCGTGTGGAACAGACGCTGCGCGTCGAGTTCATGTCGAACCTCTCGCAGACCCGTCGCCGCGACGCGCACGAAGTCATGGCGGAAATCTTCAATAACTTCGACCGCCAGACCGAAACGCGATTCATCACCTCGCTGGAAGAAGACAATCGCGAGGCGGCCGAGCGCATCAAGGCGCTGATGTTTACCTTCGACGACCTCATCAAGCTCGATGCCGGATCGGCACAGACCCTGATGCGCAGCATCGATAAGGACAAGCTGGGAATCGCACTGAAGAGCGCCAACGAGGAAGTGCGCGCGTTCTTCATGGGCAACATGTCGTCCCGCGCCGCCAAGATGCTGACCGACGATATGGCCGCGCTCGGCCCGGTCCGTCTGCGCGATGTCGACGAGGCACAGGCACTGCTGGTGAATTTGGCCAAGGATCTCGCCGCCAAGGGCGAAATCGTGCTGACCAAGAACCGCGCCGACGACGAGCTGGTGTATTGA
- the fliF gene encoding flagellar basal-body MS-ring/collar protein FliF gives MQSLLSFLKGLGAARLMAMVAVTAALIGFFAFVIMRVTTPQMTTLFTDLSVEDSSAIIKDLERQAIPYELKNDGAAIMVPKDKVTRLRMKLAEGGLPKGGGVGYEIFDKSDALGTTSFVQNINHLRALEGELARTIRAIDRVQFARVHLVLPERPLFSREAPEPSASIVVRVRGALDPQQVRAIRHVVASAVNGLKPARVSIVDEAGQLLADGAADATMEGATGDERRAGFEKRMRSQVEAIVSSVVGAGRARVQLTADFDYNKVTQTSDKFDPEGRVLRSSQSREESSAVGERDGQVTVNNELPGNQAAGNTGTAKDQSKKSEETNNYEISRVTKTEVTEAGRVNRISVAVLVDGSYSKNEKGEQVYAQRPKEELDRIAALVRSAIGFDQKRGDQVEVVNLKFAEGPTVVPTPEPTGLLGMMQFTKDDVMHVIELAVMMLLGLVVMFMVIRPLVRRVLASEPVPALPAANALVLPDGVALSADGQTVIPAGGPNMIDVATIQGQVHAQSVHRVGELADRNPNETAAIVRAWLQEPA, from the coding sequence GTGCAGAGTCTTCTAAGTTTCCTTAAAGGTCTCGGCGCGGCGCGCCTGATGGCGATGGTTGCGGTCACGGCCGCGCTCATCGGCTTCTTTGCTTTCGTCATCATGCGGGTCACCACGCCGCAGATGACCACCCTGTTCACGGATCTGAGCGTCGAGGACTCCTCCGCAATCATCAAGGATCTGGAACGTCAGGCTATCCCCTATGAGCTGAAGAACGACGGTGCCGCCATCATGGTGCCGAAGGACAAGGTGACCCGCCTGCGCATGAAGCTGGCCGAAGGCGGCCTGCCCAAGGGCGGCGGCGTCGGCTACGAGATCTTCGACAAGTCGGACGCTCTCGGAACAACAAGCTTTGTCCAAAATATCAACCACTTACGCGCTCTCGAAGGCGAATTGGCGCGAACGATCCGGGCGATCGATCGGGTGCAGTTCGCCCGCGTCCACCTCGTCCTGCCGGAACGCCCCCTATTCTCCCGCGAAGCGCCTGAGCCTTCGGCCTCGATCGTGGTCCGCGTCCGCGGCGCCCTCGACCCGCAGCAAGTCCGGGCGATCCGCCATGTCGTCGCCTCGGCCGTCAACGGCCTGAAGCCGGCCCGGGTTTCGATCGTCGACGAAGCCGGACAGCTGCTCGCCGACGGCGCCGCTGACGCGACCATGGAAGGCGCGACCGGTGACGAACGCCGCGCCGGGTTCGAAAAGCGGATGCGGAGCCAGGTCGAAGCGATCGTTTCCTCGGTGGTGGGCGCAGGCCGGGCCCGGGTCCAGCTCACAGCCGACTTCGACTACAACAAGGTCACGCAAACCTCCGACAAATTCGACCCCGAAGGCCGGGTATTGCGCTCCAGCCAGAGCCGCGAAGAATCCTCCGCGGTCGGCGAGCGGGATGGCCAAGTCACCGTCAACAACGAACTGCCAGGCAATCAGGCGGCCGGCAACACGGGGACGGCGAAGGATCAAAGCAAGAAGTCGGAAGAAACCAACAATTACGAAATCTCCCGCGTCACCAAGACCGAAGTTACCGAAGCGGGCCGTGTCAATCGCATCTCGGTCGCGGTACTGGTCGACGGCAGCTACAGCAAAAACGAGAAGGGCGAGCAGGTCTACGCCCAACGCCCCAAGGAAGAACTCGATCGCATCGCAGCGCTGGTCCGTTCGGCCATTGGCTTCGACCAGAAGCGCGGCGATCAGGTCGAGGTCGTCAACCTGAAATTCGCCGAGGGCCCAACTGTCGTCCCGACGCCGGAGCCGACCGGTCTGCTCGGCATGATGCAATTCACCAAGGATGACGTGATGCACGTCATCGAACTCGCGGTCATGATGCTGCTCGGCCTGGTCGTGATGTTCATGGTCATCCGCCCGCTGGTCCGCCGCGTCCTCGCCTCTGAGCCCGTGCCGGCGCTCCCTGCAGCCAACGCTCTCGTTCTTCCCGACGGTGTCGCCCTCAGCGCAGATGGACAGACCGTCATTCCCGCCGGCGGCCCCAACATGATCGACGTCGCCACCATCCAGGGTCAGGTCCACGCACAATCTGTGCATCGCGTAGGCGAACTGGCCGATCGTAACCCCAACGAAACCGCAGCCATCGTTCGCGCATGGCTGCAGGAACCGGCGTGA
- a CDS encoding DUF1153 domain-containing protein, giving the protein MTEPHRPRVKYVIGPDGSPLTIADLPAPGTKRWVIRRKAEVVAAVRGGLLSLEEACSRYTLTVDEFLSWQFSIDQHGLAGLRTTRIQQYRQ; this is encoded by the coding sequence ATGACAGAACCCCATCGCCCGAGGGTCAAATACGTCATCGGGCCTGACGGCAGTCCGTTAACAATTGCGGATCTGCCCGCGCCCGGAACTAAACGGTGGGTCATCCGCCGCAAAGCCGAAGTTGTGGCCGCCGTCCGCGGTGGCCTTCTGTCCCTGGAGGAAGCCTGCAGCCGTTATACGCTGACAGTCGACGAATTCCTCTCCTGGCAGTTCTCGATCGACCAGCACGGTCTGGCAGGACTGCGGACCACCCGCATCCAGCAGTATCGTCAGTAA